One Apis cerana isolate GH-2021 linkage group LG15, AcerK_1.0, whole genome shotgun sequence DNA window includes the following coding sequences:
- the LOC107996332 gene encoding tektin-3-like, whose amino-acid sequence MDNNKIGTKGETVMYSQLQPWSTVGVLPCMEQIAGPPIPIRVGEFYKTPKPHPWRPTLGYEMIEASPLPAQPITNLLANTCYMPKGMATEPLRFPNLVTGFDRNPAHAARTALFTRYGPYEWVQNQLRLYNESDSNRNFSENLRQDTVRIMRETDEKVQKGQIETGRKLGERITDTTFWRNEMASELERLIIENAKMQECRRNLQITIQSLEGQLHIAQECLYYREARTDSDLVHDQAEHALLKEVEVVRNCENKLEHFTDKCNNQLTNGRAVQNQLEIDIKNKETALGIDITCHQMNNFSRGLKYYGGIEKYDPSVTEAESWIEASNNLVKKSQTEREKSNQLRSDIEIAINAVGHEMWEAWGNTNNALARRAAEMLEAKEKLQIHLHKIQQEIFEVEKNLQLIQKAITDKSSALKVAHTRLESRTHRPAAELCKDYAQLRMIEEVETINSTIHDMNLKLQRFEAQHQQLLRTRSNLETDLKSKVDALFIDREKCMGMRRSYPIASVIKF is encoded by the exons atggataataataaaattggaacAAAAGGAGAAACTGTTATGTATTCG caACTACAACCATGGAGTACCGTAGGAGTACTACCATGCATGGAACAAATTGCTGGCCCACCAATTCCAATTAGAGTTGGAGAATTCTATAAAACTCCAAAACCACATCCATGGCGTCCTACTTTAGGATATGAAATGATAGAAGCATCTCCttt ACCTGCACAACCTATAACAAATTTACTCGCTAATACTTGTTATATGCCAAAAGGAATGGCTACGGAACCGTTACGATTTCCAAATTTGGTAACAGGTTTTGATAGAAATCCTGCTCATGCAGCACGAACTGCACTTTTTACAAGATATGGTCCATACGAATGGGTACAAAATCAGTTAAGGCTTTATAATGAATCAGATAgcaatagaaatttttcggAAAATTTACGACAGGATACCGTTCGAATAATGCg agAAACCGACGAAAAAGTACAAAAAGGTCAAATTGAAACCGGTCGTAAATTAGGAGAAAGAATTACGGATACTACATTCTGGAGAAATGAAATGGCTTCAGAATtggaaagattaataatagaaaatgcaAAGATGCAAGAATGTCGtcgaaatttacaaataacaaTACAAAGTTTAGAAGGTCAATTACATATTGCGCAGGAATGTTTATACTATCGTGAAGCTAGAACAG atTCTGATTTGGTACACGATCAAGCTGAACATGCTCTTTTAAAAGAAGTGGAAGTAGTTAGAAATtgcgaaaataaattagaacatTTTACAGATAAATGTAACAACCAG CTTACTAATGGTAGAGCAGTACAAAATCaattagaaattgatataaaaaataaagaaactgcACTTGGAATTGATATTACATGTcatcaaatgaataatttcagtcgtggattaaaatattatggtggtattgaaaaatatgatccCAG tGTTACAGAAGCTGAATCGTGGATTGAAGCTTCCAATAATCTagtaaaaaaatcacaaacaGAACGAGAAAAATCCAATCAATTACGAAGCGATATAGAAATCGCAATAAATGCAGTTGGACATGAAATGTGGGAAGCGTGGGGAAATACAAATAATGCGTTAGCTAGAAGAGCTGCAGAAATGCTtgaagcaaaagaaaaattacaaatacattTACATAAA ATTcaacaagaaatatttgaggttgaaaagaatttgcaattaatacaaaaagccATCACAGATAAAAGTTCTGCTCTTAAAGTGGCACATACTCGTTTAGAAAGCAGAACACATCGACCAGCTGCAGAATTGTGTAAAGATTATGCTCAACTTAG aatGATTGAGGAAGTAGAAACGATAAATTCGACGATACatgatatgaatttaaaattacaaagattCGAAGCACAACATCAACAACTTTTACGCACTAGATCTAACTTAGAAACCGATTTAAAATCTAAGGTTGATGCATTATTTATTGACAGAGAAAAATGTATGGGAATGCGAAGAAGTTACCCGATTGCGTCAGTtataaagttttga